In Ruania alkalisoli, the DNA window TCGGCCTCACTTACCTGTTCATCGCCCACGATCTCTCCGTCGTCCGGCACATCAGCGACGACGTCATCGTCATGAATCAGGGATCGGTCGTGGAGCACGCGCCCACCGAGGACCTGTTCGCCGACCCGCAGCACGACTACACCAAGGCCCTGCTCGCCGCAGTACCCGTAGTACGCCCCTGGCTGGAGGGCAGTACGCCATGACGACGATCCACCTGGTCCGACACGGCGAGGCCGTGTGGAACGCCGAGGGCAAGTACCAGGGGCAAGCCGATTCCGGGCTCACCGAACTGGGCCACGAGCAAGCACACAGTGCCGCCGCATGGCTGCGTGACTCGTTCCCCCGCATCGACGGGGTCGCGTGTAGCGACCTGCCCCGGGTGCGGGACACGGCCGCCCCGTTCCTGACAGCGATTGGCCACTCCCCCCAGGTCGACTCGCGGCTGCGGGAGATCGACGTCGGATCCTGGGCGGGCCGGACCTTCGAGGAGGTCGCGACTGCAGAGCCCGCGTCCGTCGCGGCCGCGGCGCGCGGCGAGGACGTGCGCCGTGGTGGAGGAGAGACCTTCGCCGAACTGCGCCGGCGGGTGGTCGCCGCATTGGACGAGCTTGTCGCCTCGCACCAGCCGGGAGCCACCCTCGTGGTGTTCACCCACGGCGGTCCGATCCGTGTCGCCACCGCCGCTGCCCTGGGGGTGCCCATACCGGGTCACCACCCGATCGGTTCCCCGGACAACTGCTCGGTCACCACCCTCGCCTGGAACCCCAGGCGACTCCTCGCCTTCAACCAGCAGACCATCGGCACCCGCTAGGCGCCGAGCGCCACCACAGACCAGGAGACCCGATGCCCCTGACCTCCACCACCTTCGTCGCCCAGACCCACAACCTCTGGGGTGATCATGCCGCCGAGCAGCGTCGAGCGCCGCTGGACGCGCTGTATCGCCACCGGCAACCCGATCTGTTGGCGACCCAGGAACAGCGGTCGTGGTCGCGGGACCTGATCGACGCGGCCATGCCCGAGCATTCCCGCGTCATCGACGAGTTTCCGGGATGGGCGACGCAGAGCTGTCTCTGGTGGCGTCGTGAGCTGTTCGAGTATGTCGAGCACGGCGCGGACGACGTCGGAATCCTCGCGCCGGACGCCCGGCTGTTCTGGGTGCGCCTGGCCACCGCCGACGGACCGGTGCTGTTCAGCGTGGCCCACCTGACGTGGCCGGGCCACCCTCAGGAACAGGAGACAGGCACCAACCAGCGAACTCCGCAAGCGGCCGCCATCGCGGGCCGGCTCGCCGAGCTCGCCGATGGGGCCGCGTGTCTGTTCGCCGTCGACATCAACGACATCGGCCCACCGAACTGGGAGCTCGGCAACAGCGGCTTCCTCGACTCGTTCACCGCGTTGGGCCGGCACGCACCGGTCACGCATCCCGTTGTTCCCAGCGGCTTCGAGGAGTCGGTCGGCACACGTCTGTCCCCTCTCGCCTCGCCGAGGAAGGCGATCGACTGGATCTTTCTGCGCGGCCCTGTCCGTGCACGTGCCGCCGAGGTGGTCGAGTTCTTCCACCGAGGCGTCGCTCCCAGCGACCACTACCCGGTGGCCGCCACGCTCACCCTCACCCGGGACTGAACGCACAGCGCTGGTCCCGAGTCTGATCGAAGGAGATGCAAGATGGGAATCACCAGACGTCACGGCGGTGTCGCCGCAGCCGTGCTGGCCACGGCACTCACCGTTGTCGGCTGCACGACGACCACCGAGGGAGGTGACAGTGAGACGGCTCCGCAGGAACTCACCTACGTCCCCGCGTTCTTCCCCGTGTCCCTGGATCCGCACAACTTCCCGGCTGAGGAAGGCACACAGGTCGCCGCTCAGCAGACACTCGAAACACTCGTCACCTACAACGATGGCGAAGCACAACCACTACTCGCCGAGTCGTGGGAGTACTCCGACGATGAGCTCACGCTCACC includes these proteins:
- a CDS encoding endonuclease, producing the protein MPLTSTTFVAQTHNLWGDHAAEQRRAPLDALYRHRQPDLLATQEQRSWSRDLIDAAMPEHSRVIDEFPGWATQSCLWWRRELFEYVEHGADDVGILAPDARLFWVRLATADGPVLFSVAHLTWPGHPQEQETGTNQRTPQAAAIAGRLAELADGAACLFAVDINDIGPPNWELGNSGFLDSFTALGRHAPVTHPVVPSGFEESVGTRLSPLASPRKAIDWIFLRGPVRARAAEVVEFFHRGVAPSDHYPVAATLTLTRD
- a CDS encoding histidine phosphatase family protein, encoding MTTIHLVRHGEAVWNAEGKYQGQADSGLTELGHEQAHSAAAWLRDSFPRIDGVACSDLPRVRDTAAPFLTAIGHSPQVDSRLREIDVGSWAGRTFEEVATAEPASVAAAARGEDVRRGGGETFAELRRRVVAALDELVASHQPGATLVVFTHGGPIRVATAAALGVPIPGHHPIGSPDNCSVTTLAWNPRRLLAFNQQTIGTR